Proteins co-encoded in one Kribbella qitaiheensis genomic window:
- a CDS encoding MFS transporter produces MALWKNKDFGLLWSGAAFSILGMRVSSIAWPLLVIFDGGSPERAGLVGFAALLPQLVIQLPAGVVVDRWDRKKVMIACDVIGMVAIGSVLAALFMGGLSLPHLLIAAFLEGSAAIGYQLSERAAVRAVVHPEQLPTALSQNEARSKGAGLLGQPISTGLLSLALWMPFIITVLGHLFSLLTLLAIRTPFQKERRKAPRSVPTELAEGLRWMHGQKLLRSALVLISVTNIITQVLSLSMVLIIRESGRSVATIGVIGVASGIGGLLGALCASWFMSRLSMSTLFVGTLLLRFLMIPTIAFTDSPLVLGALFAAMSWAGGLMNVVGGVYQVQITPEEMQGRAGSVSSLVTSGANSLGPLTAGLLLGAVGTTPTVLSAAVVMAVLAGAAAVAAYRFRPTPEPATNHALPVQV; encoded by the coding sequence TTGGCTCTGTGGAAAAACAAAGACTTTGGGTTGCTTTGGTCCGGTGCGGCGTTCTCGATTCTGGGGATGCGGGTCAGCTCGATCGCCTGGCCGTTGCTGGTGATCTTCGACGGGGGATCGCCGGAGCGGGCCGGCCTGGTTGGCTTCGCCGCGTTGCTCCCGCAGTTGGTCATCCAGTTGCCGGCCGGTGTGGTGGTCGACCGCTGGGATCGCAAAAAGGTGATGATCGCCTGCGACGTGATCGGTATGGTCGCCATCGGCAGTGTGCTGGCCGCGCTGTTCATGGGCGGCCTGTCCCTGCCACACCTCCTGATCGCCGCCTTCTTGGAGGGCAGCGCGGCGATCGGCTATCAGCTGAGCGAGCGCGCCGCAGTACGAGCTGTCGTGCACCCGGAACAGTTGCCTACAGCCCTCTCCCAGAACGAAGCGCGGAGCAAGGGCGCTGGTTTGCTGGGGCAGCCGATCTCGACCGGCCTGCTGTCGCTCGCGCTATGGATGCCCTTCATCATCACGGTGCTCGGTCACCTCTTCTCGCTGCTGACCCTGCTAGCCATCCGTACGCCGTTCCAGAAGGAGCGTCGCAAAGCCCCGCGAAGCGTGCCGACCGAACTTGCCGAAGGCCTCCGCTGGATGCACGGCCAGAAGCTGCTCCGCAGTGCCTTGGTACTGATCTCGGTCACGAACATCATCACCCAGGTACTGAGCCTCTCGATGGTGCTGATCATCCGCGAGAGCGGCCGCTCCGTGGCGACGATCGGCGTGATCGGAGTCGCCAGCGGCATCGGCGGACTGCTAGGCGCCCTGTGTGCCTCATGGTTCATGTCCCGCCTGTCAATGAGCACCCTGTTCGTCGGCACCCTTCTGCTGCGCTTCCTGATGATCCCGACGATCGCCTTCACGGACAGCCCGCTCGTACTCGGTGCGCTGTTCGCCGCGATGAGCTGGGCAGGTGGCCTGATGAACGTGGTCGGCGGCGTCTACCAGGTCCAGATCACCCCAGAAGAGATGCAGGGCCGAGCAGGCAGCGTCAGCTCCCTGGTCACCTCCGGCGCGAACTCCCTAGGCCCCCTGACAGCCGGCCTCCTCCTAGGCGCTGTCGGTACTACGCCAACGGTCCTCTCCGCTGCCGTAGTAATGGCCGTCCTCGCCGGCGCCGCCGCAGTAGCCGCCTACCGTTTCCGCCCAACCCCCGAACCGGCCACCAACCATGCACTCCCAGTGCAGGTCTGA